The DNA region ACACGGAAGCTGAAGACTTGAGGAAGAAAACAGCGGAACAGCGAGAAAGCATCAAGGCAACACATGGTAAAGTTTGTTGCAATTCtcaagaagggaaaaaaatggccACAATACTTTTGTATCACCACATGGTACTAGGCCTTATAAATTAATATTTTGCACATTCCGACaactcaaatctctctctctctctctctctccctttctctctctctctctccatcacactctaaattctctttctctttctctctctctctctttctcattctctttctctatctctttctcaggGATAACACACCTCCCAGACCTGAGGATCTTTTTGTTTGGGTTCCGCGGCAGTGGGAAGAGCTCAACGGggaacaccatcctgggcaggCGAGCGTTTGAGCTGCGCTCCACCGCCTCGCCCGTGACCGCCCGCGGAGAAGTAGCCGGCCGAACCGTGACCCTGGTGGAGCCCCCATCCACCGCCTACAATCTCATGGACTGCCTCAAGAGGGCGCGATTGTTAGGCGAGTCCCTGCCTTCTGACGGCGCGCACGCCTTCCTCCTGATGGTCCGAATCGACGTCGGGTTCGACGAGATCCACAGGcaggtgctggaggaggaggtggagctcCTCGGACAGGAAGTCTGGACGCACGTCCTGCCGGTCTTCACCTTCGGCGACTGGCTCGGGGACACGACGAGCATCGAGCAGCACATCGTGAGGGAAGGCGAGGCCCTCCGCTGGCTCATAGACAAGTGCGGCAACAGGTATCACGTCGTcgacaacagcaacagcaacggcAAGGGGCACGCCGTCAGCGCTAGCAGTCAGGcggtggagctgctggagaaggtggaggagatggtgtCCATGAACGGAGGCGTGACTTTTCAACATGACATTGACAGCGTGATTCGTAAATGGCAGGATGACTGAAGGATGGACTGCGTCTCATATTGCGCTAAGTCTGCTCCTCTTCGAGTACTCAAAGAACTTGACAGGTGAATGTAGGCGTCAGATTTAATCACATTCAGATTTAGTGGTGTCGTGATTGGgtgattccgtgtcaaatcaggacactttcggacctcATCGGAACGGATTTTAATGAAACTTGGTATGCTGATTTAGTTATATGAGAAAGCCTCAGAAATGAATTTGCACGTTTCTTCATCAATATTAAGGGAGACTCAGAAAGTTTGCATAAATTTTGACTTCTTGTATCTCCTTTACTTTAagtcacacagaaatggttcttaTGTCATTTGAAAGCTCTTTTCCAGCTCTATATTTTATAAATGCATACAATACCCCAAATGAAAGGTGGCCGAGTTATCAGAGATTATAATATTAAAATTTGAAtagcaaaaaaatatttaaaatttcttcattttttccctaCAGCTAGCCTGTAATGTCATTGACCTCCTGAAAATGTGGTCTGTGGTTTTTGAGGCATTGCAGAGATATTGTGACCTATAAGGTGGCATCGCATAGGTTCCAGTCACTAATGGGCcactttgacatgaaacttATTGCAAACACAGGTGTAAATAATCCAGTTAATTAAGTTTTCAGCTATTCTGAATTTGCATTGATTCATtcagacataaaacattatagtATGCTTAAAATGGATAAAGAATAGGGTGAcggaaagtctccaaaacaatctgaaaaaaatcacaggtgtttgtagactaaacctatgcataAATCTTAAATATTAGCTGTAGTCaaaaactacagccctttgaagcttcaagtcattttaagaaTTGttgtgaacaatcctttttgttcaacttgcaacattattggctcttttggtatttcactcaCATTAGTGAAACTATGCGAATACAAGGACATTTCcctgttgaatgaacaaatccaatcagatgtgacatatcttgtgtaatttcccctctgcaaagctctgaagaTGGCTATAAATtaattatgtgaaaagacatcactTTTGAAGACTTCTCATTCGAAAAGTATGTGTCATAAATGCATCAGATTTTTTGCCACTCAtgtatggactataaggtcatgtccatgcattaaCTTTGGTTGGTACACTGTGTCATAAGTGTTCTCAACACCTACTGGTGAATGCATAGAGCACAACAATTGTGTACCCCACAATGGTTTATAATGGCTGCCCTGTGAATAAGGTGAATACCCAACCATCAGAGTCCAAATGAAGAAAATTTCTGTTGGAGATCAACAGGAACGAGACAGATTCATACAGGTAATACTGCCCCTAGAAATCGACAGGAGCAAGACAGGTTTATAGAGGTACTACCTCTAGAAATCAACAGGAACGAGACGGGTTTATACAGGTACTACCACTAAAAATCAACAGGAACAAGACTGGTGGAAGAAAGTGCTTTATTAGTAATAATCAAGTTTTCTGAGTATTTTGGACACTTCCGAATATGTTCACAGAAGAGCCGCAACTTGAGGTGACTTCTTCCTCTTCAGCATCTCTGTAAAAAAGGTAAAATAAACCAGTAAGAGATATGTAGTTTATACTTTAACATAGTTAATGTGAATAAGCATAGTATACATAGTAGTACGCTCTGAATGAACTTGGAGGATGTATGGATTATACAAggtttttctctcgctcttgctgagaagcatgtaaataaataaaataatgcaATAATGTATAGCAACTAAAAAAAATTATTGaagtaaataaacaaagaatTTGACCGACTTAAAGCTACAGAAGTGGATTTCAAAGAGTTGCGAGTTAAATGTGAAGGATGTCTCGGAGTTGTGAGTTAGGTGTGAGATCTGAATTTCTCGTCTCGGAGATGTGAGTTAGGTAGGTgtgcctaccttacactgaccgactttgacaagatttgggaaagattcttgaaagattgtagtcttttgagtaaagcttcaatgaggggcattagttacaagactacaatctttcaagaatctttctcaagtcttgtcaaagtctgtcagtgtaaggcaCAGTAGGCTTTAGGTGTGCGCGGCGTGGTGACCCACAGCAGCCCATCTCGTCACTCTTGTCGGCGCAGTCGGGCTCTCCGTCGCAGGCCCAGCGACCCAGGATGCAGCGGCCGTCCCCCCGGCACTTGAACATCGACTCCTTGCAGGTCGCCTCGGCTAaggaaggtcagaggtcaaactcAGGAGCAAAATTTTAGTCATCTGACATTTATTGGCTGGGTGAATcctgatagccagactagtacATTTATGCACTGCATTCGACATAATTCCatctaatgtacagtatgcactgcTTTCGACAAAATTCCATCTAATGGACATTTATGCTTTGCAGTAATTCCAGCTGTAAGCTGATGAATACTACTGAATATTGTTATATGATATTGTAATGTACTTGCAGTAAGCAGAATTTAAGCATGGtgcatttaactttttttttccctaCAGGTCGAAATGACATGTTTAGTCGAATTGAATAATAATAACGTAATTTTGTGGAACGATGAATGGCCATATGAAATTTGCAACGGTGTGACTTCAGTAAAATCAGTTGAATGTACGGTTAGGGAGATATaagaatagcacacacacacacacacacacacacacacacacacacacagacgttccTGTCATTGatagatattgtgtgtgtgtgtatgcgtgattgtgtgttcatgtgagtgtatgtatatgtgagtgtgtgtgtgtgtgtgattccatgTTTTTAATGAAAAACGCACCACAGTGCTTCTCGTCGCTCTTGTCCCTGCAGTCGCTCTGTCCGTCACACACCCAGTGCTTTGGGATGCAGCGGCCGTCCCCCTTACACTGGAACTGGGGCTCCCTGCACACGGCGTGGGCTGAGAGAGGTCACAGGGGTCAGACCGTTTCTATGGTTACCTCTCAGTTGCATTACAGCATGCTCTAGCTAGCGCGCTAGCATAACTTTAGCATCATTTTCACAAGGCACTATAAAAACACTGTAAAGAATGGCGCTTAGAGTAAATTATGTAATGTGTAATTGCATGGGAAAGTTTTAAAGAATTTTTTTAAAGGACTAAGTGGTGTTTGCAGatgttgaggagagagagagagagacagagacagacagacagacagacagacagacacacacacagacagagagacagacagacagggcagacagacagaggataACTTGTTAAATGAAAAACTGTAACTCACTGCAGTTCCTCTCGTCACTTTTGCACCTGCAGTCTATGACTCCATCACAGACCCAGTTTTGAGGAATACAGCGGCCGTCGCCACACTTGTACTGGTTATCCTTGCACGGCACGCTGGCTATGAGACCACACAGACATGACGGCCATGTTTAACTTACATTTTTGAGAAATCAGACATATGATGGCTATGTTTAACTTCACGTAGGTAGAGACCGCGTCTGCGCCCTTTGTCTAATGGTTTATGTTATGCCCGGTGTGTGACTCAAGGAAAAGTTTCAGTGAAATCGTTAAAAAAGGTAGAGACCGCACTCAGGGGCTGGAAGTCATACAAAAACTGTATAAAAAAGCACGcactgacaaacaaaaaaagacagacaaacgTTTTGGGCCTAGCCCATCCTCAGTGTCTCAATTTTGACAATTCTAACTTCAGATACATGATGCAAATAAAGCTTTATGTCAAAGCAAACTgcatgtatgtaggctatgtatctATTTCAGATACAGTAGGCCCGATTTGTAACTGGAAGCTATAGGCTACGTCAAGGCAAGGACTCTGACATGGGCGAGACCTCTCATACAGTCAGTAGTCGtcccgtttacatggacacaaTAAACCAGTCGtcccgtttacatggacataaTAAACCAGTCGTCATGCAACTAGTAGCCCCATTTACATGGACATATTTAACCTGATTACAACCAGAGTTCTGGTTCAATCGGAATAAAGATTCCTGGTGTAAACCACAACCGATCGGGTTCAGCCTGGTCCAGCTATATTGTGTGCTCGGAAAAACACTCACAGCAGTTCATCTGGCTTACTGAAcgcagctccttaaccactaccacTTAACCtatacatactgtgtgtgtatgtgtgtgtgtgtgtgtgtgtgtgagtgtgtggaaaaACACTCACAGCTGTTCCTCTACTGAGagcagctccttaaccactaccacTTAAcctgtagatactgtatgtctttgtgtgtgtgtgtgtgtgtgtgtgtgtgtgcgcgcctgcgcGTGTTTAAACACTCACAGCAGTTCCTCTCGTCGCTCTTGTCCCTGCAGTCGGCGGTGCCGTCACACACCCAGTGGGGATAGATGCAGCGGCCGCTCCCGTGGCATTTGAAGTGATGCGGCTTGCAGGCCTTCTCGCCTGAGGTGGATATATATCAGATATAACTAACATTACAATGTACATTGATTCATTAGCACAGCTTGCAGGCCTTCTCGTCTGAGGTGGTCAGAGGGTTTTGGTAATGGAAGGTGACGATGGTTATGTTAAGTCCAAGAATTACAATTAGATATAACTAACATTACAGTTTTACATTCATACATTAGCACAGCTTGTTTGAAAAAGAAATTGGATCGATTAATGCTTAGgaccagtagtgtgtgtgtgtgtgtgtgtgtgtgtgtgtgtgtgtgtgtgtgagtgtgtgtgagagagagagggaagacgaGGGGGAGTGATATAACTGTGtaaacagatgtgtgtgtgtttgtgtgtatgagagagagagagggagggagggggtataactgtgtgtgtgtgtgtgtgtgtgtgtgtgtgtgtgtgtgtgagtgtgtgagtgtgtgagtgtgagtgtgagtgtgagtgtgagtgtgagtgtgagtgtgagtgtgagtgtgagtgtgagtgtgagtgtgagtgtgtggcatgagtgagtgagtgagaatagAGGCTAAAACGCACTGCAGTGCTTCTCGTCGCTCTTGTCCCTGCAGTCGCTCTGTCCATCACACACCCAGCGCTCGGGGATGCAGTGGTTGTAACCATGACAACGGAACTGGTTGTCCTTGCAGGGTGTGTCGGCTGAAGGTGCTagagaaataaaacagaatCATATGGTAATACCGGTgttatatacagtgtgtgtatgtatgtgtgtgtatatattacataataataatatacaatatatgtatatatttatatttatatatatatatatatatatatatatatatatatatatatataattattattatttaatatggtttactaatatttatataattatttACATGTTTGTTTCAGTCAAAAGCCTGTCTCCTAATCCTATGGTAAACATATGCATCAAATGACTTCTGACTTTCTTACTTTATTTGACATAATCTTTATTGTGGGGAGTCAGTCTTTTCTGTAGTTTTGGAAAGTGTGCATTGAAGTTGACCTAGTGGTGTtgatatatgagagagagagagagagatagagagagagaatgatgacaGAGACaaaatgatgagagagagaatgacgagagagaatgatgagagacagggagaatgATAGAGATAAtgatgagagagaatgaatgagagagagagagagaatgatgagaGTAATAGAGAATGATAAAAGAGAAaatcatggagagagagagagagagagagagagagagagagagagagagagagagagagagagagagagagagagagagagagagagagagagagagaaagagtcggGCCTCTACGTACTGCAGTCCTTCTCGTCACTTTTGTTGGGGCAGTCTTCTTCTCCATCACACTTCCATCCTATGGGGATGCACGTGTCTTCTCCACAGTCGAACGCGTTTGGTCCGCATTTGGAGTCTGCGCTCACTGCCAAACACAGAGACCAGCTTAGCGTAGGACATAGGACTCCCTCTTCATGCCCTTATTACAGTTTTCACACGCAAGTTGGCTAAAGAATATTTACCATTCAAAATCAAAAACACAAACCAGATACACAAACCATGGATGGCTGTGTTCTATGCATTCGCCAGTAGGTGGcgaaaatgaaaatgcattagtCAGTATAACCTGTAGCcttttggtgttttaagccccctagcgtcgtcttccaggcagggCTGCATGGAAGccactagggttagggttagggttagggttaagattAGGGTTACGGTGAGGCAGCCTTGAAGTCGCTGATGGGGGCTTAAGACACCATCGAGCGTATCCTCACTTTGGTTTACACAATGGCCTCATGAATAAGTAAAATTATGTCAAGAGAGAGTTTGCATATTACATCCATTGTTGGCTATACTGGATTTACTAATTGCTAATTATGTATTGAGTAATTTCCTACCAAATATTTCAAGTGTGCTTGTGCAAGCAATACAATCATTTATTAACTAATTAAAGGCCTAAGAAAAATAAAGACTGTAGAGAATCTACCTGCAGTCACCACAATGACAGCAATCAGGAGGGTCTTCATGTTGGAAAGATAGATGGCAaccctgagagagacagagagggagagagagagagagagagagagagagagagagagagagagagagagagagtgtttaaaATTGTACTGTATTACAATGTGCAACAGCACAAAAcgttcaatcaatcaatatgaGAGAAATGTTTAAAAGGCTGAGGCCCGAAAcccacaaaataaaataaacaaataaataaagataaataaaaaaacatctgcAGATGTGCAAAGTGCAACTTGTTTTCAATGACATTATACAATACTTGTTTATAATCATGACAtacatgtctgcaaaagtctcTATGTCGTGCATCATTTCATGAAAGGGGAAATCAACCATCACTCTAGCCTTGACTAGAGCTGGAAACAAGACTGACATCATCACTAGGCATTTGATCAACCGTATTCCTTCTGCTGACATATATGGCCATCTTAGCCTGTCCCAAAATACAATTGAGcaatttgcatttgttttgccTGCATCTTGTGTACTTAAACCAAGAATAAAAACCTCTGTGGGGAACTCTTCACCAAACCCACTAAACAAGCACGGCAGAATGTAGAGCAAATGCCTCTATCCAACACACTGCGCATGACATGCATGAAAACTTGTTTCTCTTTGTAAACAAAAAGGACACTCCTGACCAAAAATTGGATTTGAAAccgaaacaaaaacaattgaCAGCCACAGCCTCGTGAAGAATTCTCCACTGCAAATCACCCACTGTTTTGGCTAATGGTGGTTTATGAAGTGCTCTCCATTTCTAATATCATACTATCCTTAATAAAGGACGGGATATTAGACAAAATCACTTTCTTAGAAGTGGTCAATAAAAACTTGGTGAAGGTGAAAACACTGTCAATTTCTACTCCGCGTCTAACTACTTAATTTGCCATAGCCACTGTTTCTAGAAACAGCACAACCGCATTATTCATACAAGCAGAAGACATAAATGTGTCTGTCATGTCCAACTCTCCAATCCCCAATACACATTCCTCAACACTGGTGCTGGAAGCTATTTTAATGGCATGTTGCCTTGTTAGACTATCAAACTTCCCTGTGCCTGAGGCTGCCATGCTCGCAGCCTAGAAGCAGGTGCCACAATACGAGAAAATACTACGCTAAACACAGACagctttttctttattttttttgttcacaaACGTCTAAAGCAGTATATTATTTCTTGTCATAGCTGGTAGAACAAGTCATAGCTTTGGTTTACGATTCTCTTACcccctctttatttctctctctctctctctctctctctctctctttctctctgcagagtCCTTTTTCTCGGACGTCTGCTCAATCAACAAGTGAGCTGCTGCCTGACTGAACTCCCCTTAAACTGGGTTTCCCCAGAAATAACATCACTCTCCTCCCACCATTTTCATAAGAATGAGCCCTCTAGGTTATTGAACTCAGAAAAGTATTTTGCCCGACTTCAAAACACCATATGCACACATAGGCTTGTGTACATGATCAAACATTTCAGCAGGAGTAGAGGTTATGGCTCTGTTTACATAAGTGCTATTGCCTTTCTCCATACATGATATTGcagtatgtaaaaaaaaaaaaaaaaaaaaacaccaaactgTGAGGGATTGCAGATGAGGACTAGCCTGGACTTTAGAATAAAGTAACATATAAAGTCTGAAACAGGGATTGCAGATGAGAACTAGCCTGCACTTTGAAATAAAGTAACATATAAAGTCTGAAACAGGGATTGCAGATGAGAACTAGCCTGCACTTTGAAATAAAGTAACATATAAAGTCTGAAACAGGGATTGCAGATGAGAACTAGCCTGCACTTTGAAATAAAGTAACGTATAAAGTCTGAAACAGGGATAGCAGATGAGAACTAGCCCTaacactagaacacacacacacacacacacacacacacacacacacacacacacacacacacacacacacacacacaccttgttaaTGGCTATGACTCAATATGGGTAATGGATATTAATGACGTAGATGATGCTAATTGTAAATTCCCTTTACTTTAAATGTTGACACATTACAGCCATGTACGCAACCAGACTCATCTATGACAGGGCAGAAATCACATATAAGAGAAGAATTACATGTTGTGTTCAACAGCGTCAAGAGGAGTGAAAAAACACGTTCAATTCAGATGCTGTGTTCAATAAGTTGCAGCAACGAGAAAGAGACATGTTCAGTTAAGATGCTGTGTTCAACAGCTTTTTGCAGCATAGAGCATTGAGATCAGACATTCAGGaaacacaggagagagaagcaTGTTGAGTTCAGACACTGTCTTCAGCCACCTCCGGACGGGACGTAATCAGGCCTCTGTCTCCACTCTACTGTTGCCCCTCTCTGCTCTGATCTCTAGAGTTCAATACGTTTGTCTGAGGTGGATATATATCAGATAATAACTAACATTACAATTGTACATTGATTCATTAGCACAGTTTGCAGGCCTTCTTGTCCGAGGTGGATATATATCAGATATAACTAACATTACAATGTACATTGATTCATTAGCACAGTTTGCAGGCCTTCTCGTCTGAGGTGATTCTTGCTGTGCACAACCTCCACAGTGGGTGTCGTTCAGCATACACGTGGCTGGGATGGTCATCCTTTGACATGCAAGCAAGAGTGACGTTGTTTTCATACACAATGACATTCTTGCGATACAAAACCAAAGCCTTATGGCTATAACTCTGCCACTGAGCTCCTCTCCACACCGTACAGTGGAAATCAATAACAGTTATGAGGGTGCACGTCTTATGCACGTTTATTGGTTCAAACTTgtcttactgtatgtctggTTAGCGGTTCACAGTATGCATGGCTGTATCACACTTCACAGCCTAAAGGCCTTATACCAAGCCTAGGtccatatttattttatatctaaCATTTTGAtccgtcaaaaaaaaaaaaaaagaaatcttagCAGTAAATGAAATCCAGGAAGTGATACGCAAGCATGCGGTTTCTTATATTATCATGAATATGGTAAAAAAAAGTATGGTAAAAGcagttaaaataaaaaaacactttcacTGACAGACAAAAGTCTCAGGGACACCACTTTGAATCcactatacagtaatttcctgtgtattagccacattgtgtataagccgcaggacaagttaaaagaaacaaaaccatattgatatcaTATTAACtacccccctgtattaacctcacaccTTAAGAAaatttgctaaatcaatgtataagctgaaGCTAATAGCTGAGATATTACGGTAAGCATTTTAGTGACAACTGCTGTAGACTGATGGTCAGCTCTGTGGAAACTGTTACAACATCACCATCTCCTGGCTATTTGCATTGGTggacaaaataaaagtccaggAAATGATGCACGTTGTCTCTCAGAATATCATGAATACTTTTGTAtttttggggattttttttttaccgttaTGTGACTCAATCTCAGTTTGTGTTTTTAGGATTTAGCTGGGAGGACCAGCTGCTCCGTTTTTGAGATGTTTAGCTGGAGGTGCTCTGCCTTCATCCATGtagactagtgcagtgcccgttcaaGCAATGTTTTCAAAGAAACGTGTTgtccaatgacgttgatgcatgtcagatcatgttagattggcgatAATGTAGAATCAGACCCGTGCATTTAGTAGCGGTTCTTACTGACTTTGCAAAgtgaaaaagtgaaggggaggcgtttgagttgcagctaatggcaatattagacacactACATatccgtgcgtttttgctgttgttgggaaattaaaGCTAACCGCACGTCATGGCCAGTGCTATTAaaactcggaagtgatgtttgaatgaatgttatacccagctgatgtccagatagagtcaagagcggctgttttaaatgcaattttttacagaatgctaccgacgtgtgtgtgtcggcatatcCTGATCAGGCAACCGCTGTTGTTGATGtatga from Sardina pilchardus chromosome 1, fSarPil1.1, whole genome shotgun sequence includes:
- the LOC134083220 gene encoding low-density lipoprotein receptor-related protein 8-like produces the protein MKTLLIAVIVVTAVSADSKCGPNAFDCGEDTCIPIGWKCDGEEDCPNKSDEKDCTPSADTPCKDNQFRCHGYNHCIPERWVCDGQSDCRDKSDEKHCSEKACKPHHFKCHGSGRCIYPHWVCDGTADCRDKSDERNCSSVPCKDNQYKCGDGRCIPQNWVCDGVIDCRCKSDERNCTHAVCREPQFQCKGDGRCIPKHWVCDGQSDCRDKSDEKHCAEATCKESMFKCRGDGRCILGRWACDGEPDCADKSDEMGC